The following proteins come from a genomic window of Crassostrea angulata isolate pt1a10 chromosome 1, ASM2561291v2, whole genome shotgun sequence:
- the LOC128179477 gene encoding exostosin-like 3 isoform X2 yields the protein MMDCRRRLAGKQGFFPWLQQVKLSRLVIIIFVVFICIFLIVHHFLSDLSPVGESPAGHRSRLKLDHYGEDERLFTAPNLSDEIRKLSKIKASVNNELREMESKRQTLQTQISRYQMELEHLHNVKDTLEREIKLTKLNLDQLKIQKEELDEKYVPILRAPQKILLGQESGVDVSPPNTSSNCRMFSCFDYSRCSLLSGFPVYVYDLKQLRTLSSVEDFINSSVSLAFKKSPYLTSDPSKACIFIVVIGQFQELQVVSTKDMESFLHSLPYWHGDGRNHILINMMRNYKSTDIFANVKTDRAIVVQSTFLDTIFRPKFDIVIPPALGNADGDVWQDLPLVSPIRRKYFLSFLGQYKGIIAQNSAKIEGVEKVSQDLSENNMLSSIESAIVSSLKDIKIADSNEILTQFSCNSVAPGAINGEWSMCSTEMQRKETLTQSTFSLIIAPSNISYVSSTIFQLRLYESLKYGAIPVILGEHVQLPYSEVLEWKEAVIILPKARSAEFYFLLRTYTDNNIAAMRLKGRFLFENYFSSTVKIVNSLLAILRTRLSIPAAPIHDVPSVSVFNDSFVPLALEGFEVNPETDETLGPVESPFPSMIFKENFTQFLSYQSWNKMGQVFNMFPYDAEEKILPSEAKFFGSGFGFRPIGKGWGGAGKEFSEALGGNLVREQFTIVMLTYKREQVLINALQRLKGLPFLNQVIVVWNNPTPPSALIRWPEIGVPVKVLKMEKNSLNNRFLPFSSIETEAILSIDDDAHLRHDEIVFAFRKALTFVEASLCGVDLRCNASYLALKIALNLIKVLKSVVFAGSTNFKKLGSWAVVTGATDGIGKAYAKELARKGVNIVLISRSEDKLLDVADEIAKESKVQTRIIVADFGKGLELYDSIRTQLADLEIGTLVNNVGMSYSSPYYLLEVPDREEFFMKMININVTSMTMMTSIVIPGMVERRRGAIINLSSASGIHPTPLLTVYSACKAYVHFFSQCVQREYQSQGITCQCVMPYFVATKMSKVRKPSLFIPSPETYVKSALSKVGVSEVTNGYWPHSLQGAILLDVLPEFVHNKLMSNILLSARKRNLKKRERESKKD from the exons ATGATGGATTGTCGAAGACGCCTAGCAGGCAAACAGGGTTTTTTCCCCTGGCTACAACAAGTGAAGCTTTCAAGACTTGTTATTATCATATTTGTTGTCTTCATTTGTATATTTCTAATTGTACATCACTTCCTGTCTGACTTGAGCCCTGTTGGAGAATCTCCTGCAGGTCATAGGTCAAGGTTGAAACTTGATCACTATGGTGAGGATGAAAGGTTATTCACGGCACCTAATCTGAGTGATGAGATTAGGAAATTGTCAAAGATTAAAGCATCTGTGAACAATGAGCTCCGTGAAATGGAGAGTAAACGTCAAACCTTACAAACTCAAATATCAAGATATCAGATGGAATTGGAACATTTACATAATGTCAAAGACACACTGGAAAGGGAGATCAAGTTAACAAAGTTGAATTTGGATcagttgaaaattcaaaaagagGAATTAGATGAAAAGTATGTTCCTATTCTACGCGCGCCACAGAAAATTCTCCTGGGACAAGAGTCGGGTGTTGACGTCTCTCCTCCGAACACTTCATCAAACTGTCGGATGTTCTCCTGCTTTGACTACTCGCGGTGTTCTCTTCTTTCAGGCTTCCCGGTGTATGTGTATGATCTGAAACAGCTCAGAACACTGTCCTCAGTGGAGGATTTCATCAATTCTTCAGTGTCTTtggcttttaaaaaatctcCATATTTAACAAGTGACCCAAGTAAAGCTTGCATTTTTATAGTTGTCATTGGACAATTTCAAGAGTTGCAGGTGGTGAGCACAAAAGACATGGAGAGTTTCCTACACAGTTTGCCCTACTGGCATGGTGACGGACGCAACCATATTCTCATCAACATGATGCGCAATTATAAATCAACTGACATATTCGCAAATGTCAAAACAGACCGAGCTATTGTAGTGCAATCAACATTTTTAGATACAATTTTCAGACCGAAGTTTGACATTGTCATTCCACCAGCTCTAGGGAATGCCGATGGAGATGTTTGGCAGGATCTGCCATTAGTGTCTCCTATACGTAGAAAATACTTTTTGTCTTTCTTGGGTCAATACAAGGGCATCATTGCTCAAAATAGTGCCAAAATTGAAGGTGTGGAAAAAGTTTCTCAAGACTTGTCTGAAAATAATATGTTATCTAGCATTGAAAGTGCCATAGTCTCCtcattaaaagatataaaaattgcagactcaaatgaaatattaactCAGTTTTCATGCAATTCGGTTGCTCCAGGGGCCATTAACGGGGAATGGAGCATGTGTAGCACAGAAATGCAAAGGAAAGAGACACTGACGCAGTCCACGTTTTCTCTTATCATTGCTCCATCTAACATTTCATATGTGTCAAGTACAATTTTTCAGTTAAGGTTATATGAATCTCTCAAATACGGAGCCATTCCTGTCATATTGGGAGAACATGTTCAGTTACCATACAGCGAAGTCCTAGAATGGAAAGAAGCTGTCATAATCTTGCCAAAAGCCAGATCAGCGGAATTCTACTTCCTTTTGCGAACATATACTGATAATAACATTGCTGCCATGAGGCTGAAAGGAAggtttctttttgaaaattatttcagtTCAACGGTGAAAATTGTCAACAGTCTTCTTGCCATTTTGCGAACTCGTTTAAGTATACCAGCAGCTCCTATACATGACGTTCCTTCTGTGAGTGTGTTCAATGATTCGTTTGTTCCCCTGGCCTTAGAGGGATTTGAGGTGAATCCAGAAACTGACGAGACTTTGGGTCCGGTGGAGTCTCCCTTTCCATCTATGATCTTCAAGGAAAATTTCACACAATTTCTTAGCTATCAGAGTTGGAATAAGATGGGACAGGTCTTCAATATGTTTCCATATGATGCAGAAGAAAAGATCCTTCCTTCTGAAGCTAAGTTTTTTG GATCAGGATTTGGATTCAGACCCATAGGTAAAGGATGGGGAGGTGCAGGGAAGGAGTTTAGTGAGGCTCTTGGAGGGAACTTGGTCAGAGAACAGTTTACAA ttgtGATGCTGACTTACAAAAGAGAACAGGTGTTAATCAATGCTCTTCAAAGGTTGAAAGGTCTGCCCTTCCTGAATCAGGTCATTGTAGTCTGGAATAACCCCACTCCCCCCTCGGCTCTCATAAGGTGGCCAGAAATTGGTGTGCCTGTCAAG GTATTAAAGATGGAGAAGAACAGCCTCAACAACAGATTCCTGCCATTTAGCAGCATCGAGACAGAGGCGATACTCAGCATTGATGACGATGCCCACTTAAGACATGACGAAATTGTCTTTGCATTTcg AAAAGCTCTAAcatttgtggaagcatccttatgtgGTGTAGATTTAAGATGTAATG CTTCATATCTAGCATTGAAAATTGCTTTGAatttgatcaaagttttgaagtCAGTtgtttttgccggatctacaaatttcaaaaaactagGATCGTGGGCAG TTGTCACAGGTGCAACAGATGGTATCGGAAAAGCCTATGCGAAAGAG TTAGCAAGAAAAGGAGTCAATATTGTGTTGATCAGTCGCTCCGAGGATAAGCTGCTGGATGTAGCTGATGAAATCG cAAAGGAAAGCAAAGTTCAGACCAGAATCATTGTAGCTGATTTCGGGAAGGGTCTGGAATTGTACGATTCCATCAGAACCCAACTTGCTGATCTAGAAATCGGAaccttag TTAACAATGTTGGAATGTCGTATTCCTCTCCTTACTATCTTTTGGAGGTACCGGACAGAGAAGAA TTTTTCATGAAGATGATCAACATTAATGTCACGTCTATGACCATG ATGACAAGTATAGTGATACCAGGAATGGTGGAGAGGAGGAGAGGGGCGATCATCAACCTGTCCTCGGCGTCTGGCATACACCCCACCCCCCTGCTCACGGTCTACTCGGCCTGTAAG gcatatgtacattttttctccCAGTGTGTACAGAGAGAATACCAATCCCAGGGAATTACCTGTCAG TGTGTGATGCCGTATTTCGTTGCAACAAAGATGTCCAAGGTTAGAAAGCCTAGCCTTTTTATCCCAAGTCCAGAAACCTATGTAAAATCAGCTCTGTCAAAAGTTGGAGTTTCTGAGGTTACTAATGGCTACTGGCCCCATTCACTTCAG GGTGCAATTCTTCTAGATGTGTTGCCAGAATTTGTCCATAATAAGTTGATGAGTAATATATTGCTGAGCGCTAGAAAGagaaatctgaaaaaaagagaaagagaaagcaAGAAAGATTAG
- the LOC128171965 gene encoding uncharacterized protein LOC128171965, whose product MTWTSRYSEKWPRLTALFHLDNGVESDVHENGRYETTFQEPPTSEPFYKFYLHPDDIGRGRSVSQYSMQNAGREGANGSSVCNYANIRMFLGTVLLFSLAGIVAVAVTLAVLLSQPHGSSQRFSKIEDKTFSDRFLIQKEKFLSQELCSMMKDMFKLDANENKPVLDCSVSLLIQDGHMKVDFKIPATDKLMNEEMEKIKQNVLTNIKDLDFGLGVVSNSDDISIYKKDNQISTTVQIILNTTKSSSSVTPAPTTSEVVTQKDEELEGMEALPTTTARLLNVTEGGSTITETTDRGPRTSTTTAEIPPGSTLLPITTHSTETLRSTTETLRSTTETLRSTTETLRSTNPLPDHTSMDDLSFLSHFNKTIKDLIQDFQGFGVTENPILGSTQSNAESKHAEHDASVTNNSTTMETSHGKTRQYSPEINMDYFGLSLGSSDNLDLNGLQFLGKDVTTHANIQNRSIQMYDDLGVTKTPVVSDFKDVATPRDKNDANFRSNPTLTSPLTQYSTTEAIPSLDDLFQNFDGLKPNELMHSKQTDNPTSTSPLTQYLTTETIPSLDDLFQNFNFDGLKPNEPMHTKQTDNKLLVSTTPTSLTTTFLKATKHVDNAGIESPTNTSNSTQLSSLQDLYQDFLWNFGTREQTTTKTEYPVHDHSAHSSNPDEHHGMHGLSFAPAHFSKKTIAPELTLTKDSHFDFDGLESVSTKNTTFETTSIINEANITENATLGKNSGESEALYSSAVPTNDSLLRTVMPRLDGLTTRSSRIHEQSGLSTESREIVIPVSKQEESLESGVTNMFSAESYSAVTSTPTIITENTALPYSIFRSNSSQTTIKMLSGTFSMDNSNIKQLSDIDLKTSAILQSPLVEDNIMTSVVNIVPTQLLSSFNTEYKQTSTPMQNSLKSSRTRSAYEKTAYTDELITSRRSDLPSHFIETSFSKDTFSSSRMNIAEESFSLHSSKIGLIIDDVVFPRQLSFPEQKLADPTLMYFPVMSDPSSLADSSSLNLDNNHSLNDAGWEKVITNSIELSTETGPSNRITKSSNVINALSSVQKSPLKELSHAQKTSVIPSLSVSRTTSSRLAQHSEVSQSFYFPDNYDTTNDDIDLVLGSNLPFRKYSEHLNKAQHSEIQPSFYTTFVPSSTYEPLEPLSSPIIASELTTHLLLNPSEILDKSLAIQASYEVEHVSNKQTSSTPIINTTESFVHEEQTSDSSKISMDLDINRTKTQDPDSSSLFLRKSNRTSDNDKGKVNDTFLVGTQVFPNIMNSVTFPDQNLIVSIREAVHPSLSLSSSLDKSLVEPVQSEEIGVFGTHLQWDALDIQPTKSILLSNDLSTVMTQKTEPTLQTDFEEPILLHPSTSIDPLHLKSNSKAHDQIPSVYTVTHEPIVYLTIDTRPVTHSSIFLQPTPSHSFQATLFSKLEDLNQDKIKIKSISDDFILSTMKTPTNLAITTSRPKLTPAQFSEIRRRLARLRAAKLENLRRQRNLLNNNFKVGEDFALRREISGSNTAATLVGRGLNRRPQQRPTPRPRPQVTTENPRQRIDRNRLFPGFNTDGQFNRNFFNNIRWNG is encoded by the exons ATGACTTGGACCAGTCGATATAGTGAAAag TGGCCTCGTTTGACTGCCCTCTTTCACTTGGATAACGGAGTTGAGTCCGATGTTCACGAGAATGGTCGTTATGAGACGACATTCCAGGAACCTCCCACCTCCGAAccgttttataaattttatctcCACCCGGACGACATCGGCAGGGGTAGAAGTGTCAGTCAGTACTCCATGCAGAATGCTGGCAGGGAAGGCGCAAACGGTTCTAGTGTTTGCAATTACGCCAACATCAGAATGTTTCTTGGAACGGTGTTACTCTTCAGTTTGGCGGGAATTGTGGCGGTTGCAGTGACTCTTGCAGTGCTTT TGTCCCAACCGCATGGTTCATCACAAAGGTTCTCAAAAA TTGAAGACAAGACGTTTTCTGACAGATTCCTGATACAGAAAGAGAAGTTTTTATCGCAAGAATTATGCAGTATG ATGAAAGATATGTTTAAACTGGATGCTAACGAGAATAAGCCTGTCCTCGACTGTTCGGTGTCTCTGTTGATTCA ggATGGACATATGAAAGTTGACTTCAAAATTCCAGCTACAGACAAGTTAATGAACGAAGAAATggaaaagataaaacagaacGTGTTAACAAACATAAAAGACTTAGACTTTGGTCTCGGTGTGGTTTCCAACTCCGACGACATTAGCATTTACAAGAAAGACAACCAAATATCCACCACCGTTCAAATAATACTCAACACAACCAAGTCGTCTTCTAGTGTCACTCCGGCACCCACTACTAGCGAGGTCGTTACCCAGAAAGATGAAGAATTGGAGGGAATGGAAGCTTTACCGACTACCACGGCGAGATTATTGAATGTTACAGAAGGCGGGTCAACCATTACTGAGACAACAGACAGAGGACCGAGAACATctacaacaacagctgaaataCCCCCGGGATCAACGTTACTACCTATCACAACTCATTCGACTGAGACATTGAGATCGACGACTGAGACGTTGAGATCAACGACTGAGACATTGAGATCGACGACTGAGACATTGAGATCGACAAACCCACTTCCGGACCACACAAGTATGGATGATTTATCGTTTTTGTCTCATTTCAACAAAACGATAAAAGATCTGATTCAAGACTTTCAGGGGTTTGGTGTAACAGAAAATCCCATTTTAGGGAGTACACAATCTAATGCAGAATCAAAGCACGCGGAACATGACGCGTCTGTAACCAATAATTCTACTACAATGGAGACAAGCCACGGTAAAACACGACAATATTCACCAGAAATAAACATGGATTATTTTGGACTGTCTCTGGGCTCTAGTGACAATCTAGATTTAAACGGATTGCAGTTTCTTGGCAAAGATGTGACTACACATGCAAACATTCAAAATAGGAGCATACAGATGTACGACGATTTAGGTGTTACGAAGACGCCTGTGGTGTCTGATTTTAAAGACGTTGCAACACCTCGTGATAAAAATGATGCAAACTTTAGAAGTAATCCCACACTGACTTCCCCTCTCACCCAGTATTCTACCACTGAAGCCATACCATCTCTAGATGAtttgtttcaaaactttgatgGACTGAAACCAAATGAACTAATGCACTCAAAACAAACTGATAATCCCACATCAACTTCCCCTCTCACCCAGTATCTTACCACTGAAACCATACCATCTCTAGatgatttgtttcaaaattttaactttGATGGACTGAAACCAAATGAACCAATGCACACAAAACAAACCGATAACAAACTACTTGTTTCTACTACCCCTACGTCTTTAACAACCACATTTCTTAAAGCAACCAAACATGTAGACAATGCCGGTATCGAATCTCCAACAAACACGTCGAATTCAACGCAACTTTCTTCCCTGCAGGATTTATATCAAGATTTTTTGTGGAATTTTGGTACTAGAGAGCAAACGACCACAAAAACAGAATATCCTGTGCATGACCATAGCGCCCACAGTTCAAATCCTGACGAACATCATGGGATGCATGGTTTGAGTTTTGCCCCTGcgcatttttcaaagaaaactatAGCACCAGAATTGACACTTACAAAAGACTCTCATTTTGATTTCGATGGACTGGAGAGCGTGTCTACAAAAAATACAACATTTGAAACTACCAGTATCATCAACGAAGCGAACATAACAGAAAATGCCACACTTGGTAAAAACTCCGGTGAGAGCGAGGCACTATATTCCTCGGCTGTTCCAACGAATGACTCGCTTCTCAGGACGGTAATGCCGAGATTGGATGGATTAACAACTAGATCAAGTCGCATTCATGAGCAAAGTGGGTTGTCAACAGAATCGCGAGAGATAGTCATCCCTGTATCAAAACAAGAAGAATCTTTGGAATCTGGCGTGACAAATATGTTTAGTGCGGAGAGTTATTCAGCTGTTACATCAACCCCAACCATTATAACTGAAAACACTGCTCTTCCTTATTCAATTTTTAGAAGCAATAGTTCGCAAACTACGATAAAAATGCTTTCTGGAACCTTTTCAATGGATAATTCAAACATAAAACAACTCTCAGATATTGACTTGAAGACATCAGCAATATTACAAAGCCCATTAGTTGAGGATAACATAATGACCTCTGTTGTGAATATTGTACCAACGCAGTTATTGTCATCTTTTAATACAGAATACAAACAAACTTCGACACCGATGCAGAATTCTTTGAAAAGTTCTCGAACAAGGTCAGCTTATGAGAAAACCGCATACACTGATGAACTGATAACCTCAAGGAGAAGTGATCTGCCATCACATTTCATAGAAACTTCATTTTCGAAGGATACTTTTTCATCATCGCGCATGAACATCGCTGAAGAATCTTTTAGTTTACACAGCTCTAAAATAGGTTTGATTATAGATGATGTCGTTTTCCCAAGGCAGCTGTCGTTCCCTGAACAGAAACTTGCAGACCCCACTTTAATGTACTTTCCTGTAATGTCTGATCCATCATCCCTTGCTGATTCGTCGTCATTGAACCTTGACAATAATCACTCACTGAATGATGCCGGATGGGAAAAGGTTATCACAAATTCTATCGAGTTATCAACAGAAACGGGGCCTTCAAACCGTATAACCAAAAGCTCTAATGTGATAAATGCCCTCTCCTCTGTACAAAAATCGCCCTTAAAAGAATTGTCACATGCTCAGAAAACTTCAGTCATTCCGTCTCTGTCTGTCTCGCGGACTACCAGTAGCAGGCTTGCTCAACATTCTGAAGTTTCccaaagtttttattttccagaTAATTATGATACAACAAACGATGATATAGATTTGGTTCTGGGCTCTAACTTGCCATTCAGAAAGTATTCAGAACATTTGAACAAGGCTCAACACTCTGAAATTCAACCGTCATTTTATACCACTTTTGTTCCTTCTTCAACATATGAACCTTTGGAACCTTTGTCCTCGCCAATCATAGCGTCAGAACTGACGACACATTTGCTCCTTAACCCTTCCGAAATTTTAGACAAGAGTTTGGCTATTCAAGCATCATATGAAGTTGAACATGTTTCAAACAAGCAAACATCAAGTACACCGATTATAAACACAACAGAAAGCTTTGTTCACGAAGAACAAACCAGTGACTCCTCAAAGATTTCAATGGACTTAGATataaacagaacaaaaacaCAGGACCCGGACTCGTCTTCTCTTTTTCTGCGTAAAAGTAATCGCACTTCTGACAATGATAAAGGAAAAGTGAATGATACGTTTTTAGTAGGTACACAAGTGTTTCCAAACATAATGAACTCTGTCACTTTTCCAgatcaaaatttgattgtgtCCATTAGAGAAGCAGTGCATCCGTCATTATCATTGAGTTCATCGTTAGATAAATCACTAGTAGAACCAGTTCAAAGCGAGGAGATTGGAGTTTTCGGAACACATCTTCAGTGGGATGCTCTCGACATACAACCAACCAAATCTATTCTTTTGAGCAACGATTTATCGACAGTTATGACGCAGAAAACTGAACCTACTTTACAAACTGATTTCGAGGAACCAATTCTTCTGCATCCAAGCACGTCCATCGATCCTCTTCACTTAAAATCTAATTCAAAGGCACATGATCAGATCCCATCCGTATACACTGTTACTCACGAACCCATTGTCTACTTGACCATTGATACACGACCAGTCACCCACTCTTCAATATTTCTACAACCAACGCCAAGTCATTCATTTCAGGCTACTCTGTTCAGTAAACTAGAGGATCTTAATCaagacaaaatcaaaattaaaagcaTATCTGACGATTTTATACTGTCAACAATGAAAACTCCAACGAACTTAGCCATCACTACATCTAGACCAAAATTAACACCTGCACAATTTTCTGAGATTCGAAGAAGGCTTGCGCGTCTAAGGGCAGCTAAATTGGAAAACCTCCGACGGCAAAGAAATTTGTTAAAC
- the LOC128179477 gene encoding exostosin-like 3 isoform X1, translating into MMDCRRRLAGKQGFFPWLQQVKLSRLVIIIFVVFICIFLIVHHFLSDLSPVGESPAGHRSRLKLDHYGEDERLFTAPNLSDEIRKLSKIKASVNNELREMESKRQTLQTQISRYQMELEHLHNVKDTLEREIKLTKLNLDQLKIQKEELDEKYVPILRAPQKILLGQESGVDVSPPNTSSNCRMFSCFDYSRCSLLSGFPVYVYDLKQLRTLSSVEDFINSSVSLAFKKSPYLTSDPSKACIFIVVIGQFQELQVVSTKDMESFLHSLPYWHGDGRNHILINMMRNYKSTDIFANVKTDRAIVVQSTFLDTIFRPKFDIVIPPALGNADGDVWQDLPLVSPIRRKYFLSFLGQYKGIIAQNSAKIEGVEKVSQDLSENNMLSSIESAIVSSLKDIKIADSNEILTQFSCNSVAPGAINGEWSMCSTEMQRKETLTQSTFSLIIAPSNISYVSSTIFQLRLYESLKYGAIPVILGEHVQLPYSEVLEWKEAVIILPKARSAEFYFLLRTYTDNNIAAMRLKGRFLFENYFSSTVKIVNSLLAILRTRLSIPAAPIHDVPSVSVFNDSFVPLALEGFEVNPETDETLGPVESPFPSMIFKENFTQFLSYQSWNKMGQVFNMFPYDAEEKILPSEAKFFGSGFGFRPIGKGWGGAGKEFSEALGGNLVREQFTIVMLTYKREQVLINALQRLKGLPFLNQVIVVWNNPTPPSALIRWPEIGVPVKVLKMEKNSLNNRFLPFSSIETEAILSIDDDAHLRHDEIVFAFRVWREERDRIVGFPGRYHAWDAQSKAWYYNANYSCELSMVLTGAAFFHKNYAYLYTHIMPQAIRDKVDEYINCEDIAMNFLVSHITRKPPMKVTSRWTFRCPGCPETLSSDIEHFTERHKCINFFVQVYGYMPLLYTQYRVDSVLFKTRLPVEKQKCFKFI; encoded by the exons ATGATGGATTGTCGAAGACGCCTAGCAGGCAAACAGGGTTTTTTCCCCTGGCTACAACAAGTGAAGCTTTCAAGACTTGTTATTATCATATTTGTTGTCTTCATTTGTATATTTCTAATTGTACATCACTTCCTGTCTGACTTGAGCCCTGTTGGAGAATCTCCTGCAGGTCATAGGTCAAGGTTGAAACTTGATCACTATGGTGAGGATGAAAGGTTATTCACGGCACCTAATCTGAGTGATGAGATTAGGAAATTGTCAAAGATTAAAGCATCTGTGAACAATGAGCTCCGTGAAATGGAGAGTAAACGTCAAACCTTACAAACTCAAATATCAAGATATCAGATGGAATTGGAACATTTACATAATGTCAAAGACACACTGGAAAGGGAGATCAAGTTAACAAAGTTGAATTTGGATcagttgaaaattcaaaaagagGAATTAGATGAAAAGTATGTTCCTATTCTACGCGCGCCACAGAAAATTCTCCTGGGACAAGAGTCGGGTGTTGACGTCTCTCCTCCGAACACTTCATCAAACTGTCGGATGTTCTCCTGCTTTGACTACTCGCGGTGTTCTCTTCTTTCAGGCTTCCCGGTGTATGTGTATGATCTGAAACAGCTCAGAACACTGTCCTCAGTGGAGGATTTCATCAATTCTTCAGTGTCTTtggcttttaaaaaatctcCATATTTAACAAGTGACCCAAGTAAAGCTTGCATTTTTATAGTTGTCATTGGACAATTTCAAGAGTTGCAGGTGGTGAGCACAAAAGACATGGAGAGTTTCCTACACAGTTTGCCCTACTGGCATGGTGACGGACGCAACCATATTCTCATCAACATGATGCGCAATTATAAATCAACTGACATATTCGCAAATGTCAAAACAGACCGAGCTATTGTAGTGCAATCAACATTTTTAGATACAATTTTCAGACCGAAGTTTGACATTGTCATTCCACCAGCTCTAGGGAATGCCGATGGAGATGTTTGGCAGGATCTGCCATTAGTGTCTCCTATACGTAGAAAATACTTTTTGTCTTTCTTGGGTCAATACAAGGGCATCATTGCTCAAAATAGTGCCAAAATTGAAGGTGTGGAAAAAGTTTCTCAAGACTTGTCTGAAAATAATATGTTATCTAGCATTGAAAGTGCCATAGTCTCCtcattaaaagatataaaaattgcagactcaaatgaaatattaactCAGTTTTCATGCAATTCGGTTGCTCCAGGGGCCATTAACGGGGAATGGAGCATGTGTAGCACAGAAATGCAAAGGAAAGAGACACTGACGCAGTCCACGTTTTCTCTTATCATTGCTCCATCTAACATTTCATATGTGTCAAGTACAATTTTTCAGTTAAGGTTATATGAATCTCTCAAATACGGAGCCATTCCTGTCATATTGGGAGAACATGTTCAGTTACCATACAGCGAAGTCCTAGAATGGAAAGAAGCTGTCATAATCTTGCCAAAAGCCAGATCAGCGGAATTCTACTTCCTTTTGCGAACATATACTGATAATAACATTGCTGCCATGAGGCTGAAAGGAAggtttctttttgaaaattatttcagtTCAACGGTGAAAATTGTCAACAGTCTTCTTGCCATTTTGCGAACTCGTTTAAGTATACCAGCAGCTCCTATACATGACGTTCCTTCTGTGAGTGTGTTCAATGATTCGTTTGTTCCCCTGGCCTTAGAGGGATTTGAGGTGAATCCAGAAACTGACGAGACTTTGGGTCCGGTGGAGTCTCCCTTTCCATCTATGATCTTCAAGGAAAATTTCACACAATTTCTTAGCTATCAGAGTTGGAATAAGATGGGACAGGTCTTCAATATGTTTCCATATGATGCAGAAGAAAAGATCCTTCCTTCTGAAGCTAAGTTTTTTG GATCAGGATTTGGATTCAGACCCATAGGTAAAGGATGGGGAGGTGCAGGGAAGGAGTTTAGTGAGGCTCTTGGAGGGAACTTGGTCAGAGAACAGTTTACAA ttgtGATGCTGACTTACAAAAGAGAACAGGTGTTAATCAATGCTCTTCAAAGGTTGAAAGGTCTGCCCTTCCTGAATCAGGTCATTGTAGTCTGGAATAACCCCACTCCCCCCTCGGCTCTCATAAGGTGGCCAGAAATTGGTGTGCCTGTCAAG GTATTAAAGATGGAGAAGAACAGCCTCAACAACAGATTCCTGCCATTTAGCAGCATCGAGACAGAGGCGATACTCAGCATTGATGACGATGCCCACTTAAGACATGACGAAATTGTCTTTGCATTTcg AGTATGGCGAGAGGAAAGGGATAGAATTGTAGGATTTCCCGGAAGATACCATGCTTGGGATGCTCAAAGTAAGGCATGGTATTACAATGCCAACTACTCGTGTGAGCTCTCCATGGTTTTAACAGGGGCTGCCTTCTTCCATAAG AACTATGCATATCTGTACACGCACATCATGCCTCAGGCCATCAGGGACAAAGTAGACGAATACATCAACTGTGAAGATATAGCCATGAACTTTCTTGTCTCGCATATCACTCGAAAACCTCCAATGAAG GTGACTTCCCGCTGGACTTTCCGTTGCCCTGGATGTCCGGAGACCCTGTCCAGTGACATAGAGCACTTCACCGAGCGACACAAGTGCATCAACTTCTTCGTCCAAGTCTACGGATACATGCCTCTCCTGTATACACAGTACAGAGTCGACTCAGTGCTATTCAAAACAAGGTTGCCTGTTGAAAAGCAGAAGTGTTTCAAGTTTATATGA